A genomic segment from Osmerus mordax isolate fOsmMor3 chromosome 5, fOsmMor3.pri, whole genome shotgun sequence encodes:
- the LOC136943429 gene encoding urokinase-type plasminogen activator-like, protein MNLLLIISLAATILSSYASVTRRTWPWHRHLRSPQTPSEKQTAQCLIGNGSSYRGSVSVSAYGHTCLSWDKFSNIGKRLLSHDLGRHNFCRNPDQSLSPWCRVRRRRRIVRELCNIPKCDTDSPVTTSVPPSPAVDTENTCGKRVEQRYKIVGGSVISIEEQPWTAVIFKGRRLHCGGSLIAPCWVLSAAHCFSNKLESITSKDLTVYLGKSSIRETDANREQKFAVDQIIIHQDYDNIEETFNNDIALLKLKSKDGVCAVRTKAVRTVCLPPPLTKLPLGAACTVAGHGKQVTWGGEYSPKLKQANVALLSQNLCNSKSYYNKSVTENMFCAASPDWSRDSCKGDSGGPLMYEVSGRVFVFGVVSWGEGCALQNKPGVYTRVTNYNSWIADKTGLPAYTAGVMYPQK, encoded by the exons ATGAACCTGCTACTTATTATATCGCTAGCGGCCACCATCCTCTCCAGTTATGCATCA GTCACTAGAAGGACCTGGCCCTGGCACCGACACCTACGTTCCCCCCAGACTCCATCTGAAAAACAAACAG CGCAATGTCTGATTGGAAACGGGAGCAGTTACAGAggttctgtttctgtgtctgcctACGGCCACACTTGTTTGTCCTGGGACAAGTTCAGTAACATCGGAAAAAGACTTCTATCACATGACCTGGGCAGACACAACTTCTGCag GAACCCAGACCAAAGCTTGAGTCCGTGGTGTCGGGTGCGAAGAAGACGTAGAATCGTCAGAGAGTTGTGTAACATTCCCAAATGTGACACTG ATTCTCCTGTCACCACATCTGTTCCTCCATCTCCAGCTGTGGACACTG AGAATACGTGCGGGAAAAGAGTGGAGCAGCGTTATAAGATTGTGGGGGGTTCGGTCATATCCATCGAGGAACAGCCATGGACAGCGGTCATCTTTAAAGGCAGAAGACTCCACTGTGGAGGTTCCCTCATAGCTCCGTGTTGGGTCCTCTCGGCCGCTCACTGCTTTAGCAATAAATTAGAGAG CATCACAAGCAAGGATCTAACTGTGTATCTGGGCAAAAGCTCCATCAGAGAGACTGATGCCAACAGAGAGCAGAAGTTTGCTGTGGATCAGATTATAATCCATCAAGACTACGATAACATTGAGGAAACCTTCAATAACGACATCG CCCTGCTGAAGCTGAAAAGCAAAGACGGGGTGTGCGCGGTGCGGACCAAGGCTGTGAGGACGGTGTGTCTCCCCCCGCCTCTCACCAAGCTGCCCCTCGGTGCTGCGTGCACCGTCGCAGGACATGGGAAACAGGTGACATGGG GAGGGGAGTACTCTCCCAAACTGAAACAGGCCAACGTTGCGCTACTCTCTCAGAACCTCTGCAACAGCAAGAGTTACTATAATAAAAGCGTCACAGAGAACATGTTCTGTGCTGCGAGTCCTGACTGGAGCAGAGACTCCTGTAAG GGTGACTCAGGTGGACCGCTGATGTACGAAGTGTCTGGAAGGGTGTTTGTGTTCGGCGTGGTGAGCTGGGGCGAGGGCTGTGCCTTACAGAACAAACCTGGGGTGTACACACGCGTCACCAACTACAACAGCTGGATCGCTGACAAAACAGGGCTGCCTGCCTACACCGCAGGAGTCATGTACCCCCAGAAGTGA
- the LOC136942864 gene encoding inhibitor of nuclear factor kappa-B kinase subunit alpha-like → MLKQTQVCGPWEMKERLGTGGFGDVYMYQHQETAEKIAVKQCLLELNSKHKCHWRREIQIMKKLSHVNVVRAREVPEEMSYITLNGLPMLAMEYCTKGDLRKRLNKPENYSGLKESEIVSLLNDVGSGIRYLHENKIIHRDLKPENIVLQETNGKIVHKIIDLGYAKDLDQGSLCTSFVGTLQYLAPELFEEKPYSFTVDYWSFGIIIFECTCGFRPFLHHSNPLQCIGKVKNKGPDDIMAVEDMNGEVKFSTHLPYPNNLSKALLEPVERLLRMLLLWDPAERGGGLEPDIHQHVCYTALQNILEMKVIHVLDMSSAQLHSLVLGSEEGLHSLQQRLETHTQTHIPPLSQELLLDTGVSLDPRPPPVYCLPDGPRGWDNCLLYLFDKSLTKYAGPFTPRPLPDSVNFIVRETKTQLPLTALRKVWRDAVSYICGLREDYTRLYQGQRAAMLSVLRYNTNLTRYKNLLFSQSQQLRAKLTFFRSSIQHDLELYSQQRDTGISSEKMLKAWEENQEKAMEFGQAAEVSYLDEEIVSLHNEILELERSPFARKQEDIMEQIMETAIGLYKKLTLKCKSPDPPHGYSDSSEMVKAIIQTIQNQDRVLRDLYTHLGKTLLCKRHMVDLFPKLDVAVEGIKAAENAVMQMQMKRQREFWHLLKIACAQSTSRSSLSPHTEAFSPPQSSTLHVYQPPTKDGLPPLNTFLPGANDHESVCHLLEENQRYLTTLTSLMQKTAQHMEHSAMEQDWSWTQYGSGLQASLQWFETRQSPGSVKATTSMP, encoded by the exons ATGCTGAAGCAGACCCAGGTCTGCGGGCCATGGGAGATGAAGGAGCGGCTCGGGACAGGGGGGTTTGGAGATGTTTACATGTACCAGCACCAG GAGACTGCAGAGAAGATTGCTGTAAAACAGTGCCTCCTTGAGTTGAACTCAAAGCACAAATGCCACTGGAGGAGAGAAATACAGATTATGAAGAA GCTGAGTCATGTAAATGTGGTGAGGGCCAGGGAGGTGCCAGAGGAGATGAGTTACATTACTCTCAACGGCCTTCCCATGTTAGCCATGGAGTACTGCACCAAAGGAGACCTGCGCAAGCGGCTCAACAAGCCAGAGAACTACAGCGGACTGAAGGAGAGCGAGATAGTCTCACTCCTTAATGACGTCG GGTCCGGCATCAGGTACCTCCATGAAAATAAAATCATCCATAGAGATTTGAAGCCAGAGAACATCGTACTACAGGAGACCAATGGGAAG ATTGTACATAAGATCATCGATCTGGGTTATGCCAAAGACCTGGACCAGGGAAGTCTCTGCACTTCCTTTGTTGGGACTCTGCAGTATCTG gctccTGAGCTGTTTGAAGAGAAGCCCTACTCATTTACAGTGGACTACTGGAGTTTCGGAATCATCATCTTTGAGTGCACATGTGGCTTTCGTCCTTTTTTGCACCACTCAAACCCTTTACAGTG TATTGGGAAGGTGAAGAACAAAGGTCCTGACGACATCATGGCGGTTGAGGATATGAACGGAGAAGTCAAATTCTCAACACACCTGCCCTACCCCAACAACCTGAGCAA ggctTTGTTGGAGCCGGTGGAGCGTCTCCTGAGGATGCTGCTGCTGTGGGACCCAgctgagaggggtggagggctggaacCAGACATACACCAGCACGTCTGCTACACCGCTCTGCAGAACATTCTGGAGAtgaag GTGATCCATGTGCTGGACATGTCATCAGCCCAGCTGCACTCCCTGGTgctggggagtgaggagggcctGCACTCCCTCCAGCAGCGCTTGGAGacccacactcaaacacacatcccccccctcagccaggagctgctgctggatACTGGAGTCTCCCTGGACCCCCGACCACCGCCCGTCTACTGCCTCCCTGATGGACCG CGAGGGTGGGACAACTGCTTACTGTACCTGTTTGACAAGAGCCTGACAAAGTACGCCGGCCCTTTCACTCCTAGACCTCTCCCTGACAGCGTCAACTTCATCG TGAGGGAGACTAAGACCCAGCTGCCCCTGACGGCCCTCAGGAAGGTGTGGAGGGATGCGGTCAGCTACATCTGTGGCCTCAGAGAAGACTACACCCGCCTGTACCAGGGACAGAGGGCTGCCAT GTTGAGTGTGCTGCGTTACAACACCAACCTGACCAGGTATAAGAACCTCCTGTTCTCCCAGTCCCAGCAGCTTCGAGCCAAGCTGACCTTCTTCAGGAGCAGCATTCAGCACGATCTGGAGCTGTACTCCCAGCAGAGAGACACTGGCATCT CCTCAGAGAAGATGCTCAAGGCATGGGAGGAGAATCAAGAGAAGGCAATGGAGTTTGGACAG gCAGCGGAGGTGAGCTATCTTGATGAGGAAATTGTGTCTCTCCATAATGAGATTTTGGAGCTGGAAAGGAGTCCCTTTGCCAGGAAACAAGAAGACATCATGGAACAGAT AATGGAGACGGCCATTGGCCTCTATAAGAAGTTGACCCTCAAATGCAAAA gtcctgacccccctcacggCTACAGTGACAGCTCCGAAATGGTGAAGGCCATCATTCAGACCATTCAGAACCAGGATCGAGTCCTTCGAGACCTCTACACGCACCTCGG TAAGACCCTGCTGTGTAAGCGGCATATGGTGGATCTGTTTCCTAAGCTGGACGTGGCAGTGGAGGGCATAAAGGCGGCGGAGAACGCCGTCATGCAGATGCAGATGAAGAGACAGCGAGAGTTCTGGCACCTCCTCAAGATTGCCTGT gccCAGAGCACCAGTCGCAGCTCTCTGTCGCCCCACACCGAGGCGTTCAGCCCCCCACAGTCCTCCACACTGCATGTGTACCAGCCTCCGACCAAAGACGGCCTACCTCCTCTCAACACGTTCCTGCCGGGTGCTAACGACCA TGAGTCAGTTTGCCACCTGTTAGAGGAGAACCAACGATACCTGACCACGCTGACGTCGCTCATGCAGAAGACGGCTCAGCACATGGAGCACAGCGCCatg GAGCAGGACTGGAGCTGGACCCAGTATGGATCAGGGCTGCAGgcttcacttcagtggtttgaGACCCGGCAAAGCCCCGGCTCTGTGAAGGCTACTACCTCAATGCCATAA
- the erlin1 gene encoding erlin-1, with protein MTMAHVGAVVAAVMGLMAILLHSSIHKIEEGHLAVYYRGGALLTTPNGPGYHIMLPFITTFRSVQTTLQTDEIKNVPCGTSGGTMIYFDRIEVVNMLVPTAVVDIVKNYTADYDKTLIFNKIHHELNQFCSVHTLQEVYIELFDIIDENLKIALQKDLNCMAPGLTIQAVRVTKPKIPEAIRRNFELMEAEKTRLMITVQTQRVVEKEAETERKKAIIEAQKMAEVAGIHFQQKVMEKETEKRISEIEDSAFLAREKARADAEYYTAAKFSEANRLKLTPEYLELMKYQSIAANSKIYFGQDIPNMFVEGNNNSPSIAEADALPDAQLREH; from the exons ATGACGATGGCGCATGTTGGGGCAGTAGTGGCAGCAGTGATGGGGCTGATGGCTATCCTgcttcattcatccatccataagATAGAGGAGGGACACTTGGCCGTTTACTACAG GGGAGGAGCTTTGTTGACCACGCCCAATGGCCCTGGGTATCACATAATGTTGCCCTTCATAACCACCTTCAGATCTGTACAG ACAACTCTCCAAACGGACGAGATCAAGAATGTGCCTTGTGGAACCAG TGGAGGTACGATGATCTACTTTGATAGGATTGAGGTGGTCAACATGCTGGTCCCTACTGCAG TGGTTGACATTGTGAAGAACTACACAGCTGATTATGATAAGACTCTCATCTTTAACAAGATTCACCACGAACTCAACCAGTTCTGCAGTGTGCATACCCTACAGGAGGTCTACATAGAGCTGTTTG ACATCATAGATGAGAACTTGAAGATCGCCTTGCAGAAGGATCTCAATTGCATGGCCCCTGGACTTAcaatacag GCGGTCCGTGTCACCAAACCCAAGATCCCCGAGGCAATCAGGAGGAACTTTGAACTCAT GGAGGCCGAGAAGACTCGTCTGATGATAACAGTCCAGACTCagagggtggtggagaaggaAGCGGAGACTGAAAGGAAGAAAGCCATCATTG AGGCTCAGAAGATGGCCGAGGTGGCTGGGATCCACTTCCAACAGAaggtgatggagaaggagacagagaagaggattTCTGAGATAGaag ACTCTGCCTTCCTGGCGAGGGAGAAGGCCAGGGCTGATGCTGAATACTACACAGCTGCCAAGTTTTCTGAAGCCAACAGA TTGAAGTTAACCCCTGAGTACCTGGAACTGATGAAGTACCAGAGCATAGCAGCCAACAGCAAGATCTACTTTGGCCAGGACATCCCCAACATGTTTGTGGAGGGCAACAACAACAGCCCCTCCATCGCGGAGGCGGACGCCCTCCCGGACGCCCAGCTCCGGGAACACTGA